The region acatacgtgtatatgtgtgtatgtatataacacacacatatatatatatatatgtatgtatgtgtgtgtgtgtatatatatatatatatatatatatatatacacatatacacatacatacatacatacatacatgtatatgtgtgtgtgtgtgtgtgtgtgtgttgacagctTACACGATCTGCTCTTGTGGGAAGCTCAATAGAATCCAGCAATGTAAAACAGGCGGAAGTAGAGAAATATAGAAAATAGTGCAGGAAGCTCAACACTGTCACTGACAACACGTGCGCACAGGGACGCTGGACGGAAACCGTCCAAGACGTGTTTGCTGTGGGAAAGTGGACATGCGTTATGCGAGTCCAAGAGAACATATTTAAAAACCTTTATATGGGAAATGACACCGCCTCAATGAATGCCTCATTAACATATTGGtgtgaatattgaaatatttccagacaactCTTTAtggttattatttattgttattacttCCAGCTGTTTGTGTATCTTctgtttgtgttgatgttgttgtactaCTCTGTTTATATCTCTTTGAAAACCCAATAAAAACTTTttatcaaaaaagaaaaataagattATCTGGGCGCGTGAGACGAGCCGCAGCGTGGCTTATGGGGTGAGACACGTCAGCGCGTGCAGAGGGCGCGGGGAGACGGGTCATATTTGTGCACGCGCTTCATCACAATGTTTAGAACAAAAGTGCCAATGAGAACCTCCAACCTCCCCGCAGTTGGTTTAAGAGCGATACGTTTTCTCAAGGTGTCCCCCCCTCCGAACCCTTCCGGGCTCTCGATTGGTCGTTAGAaatcagggggcgtgtcctcgACAGTTGGCAGGAGCTGAAACGTTGCATAAAAACCGGGCCAAGGTCCAGGGGGAAATCCACCCGTCCGCCAATCATGAGGTCGCTGGTCTTTGTTCTGCTCCTCGGAGCCGCCTGTGAGTATGGACCACATCCGCACGGCTCTCCTGGCCTTCCTCTCCAAGCACTTCCGCCCGACGCTCACCTCCCACCGGTTCAGACCTCATGCACCCGGATCAGTATTTCTGCAGATACGTGTAGAGttgcaccagtggcggctggtgctaaccatttttttggggggggggggggtcggaatTTACCTTGGCCCTAGCACAATTTGACCGCTACGTCTATAGGCTGTAAcctatagatttgatcagggtAGGCCACATCGTCCTTCCTAATAACTCCGTGACTGTGTGgacgttaaagcagctgtcaggtgtgctgcgcccaggtaaattccgccccccccccccaaaaaaaatggtgAGCATCCGCCGCCACTGAGTGGTACCAGTTTACTAGAGGGCAAAGAAAAAAGCAACCTTGTATTTCTCTGAAATTTGATGTCCAGAAAGAACCACATAAGATGAAAACCACGTTCGTGAAGTCGATTGTTCTaggggcttccgggtagcgtagtggtctattctattgcctaccaacacggggatcgccggttcgaatccccgtgttacctccggcgtggtcgggcgtccctacaggcacaattggccgtgtctgcggatgggaagccggatgtgggtatgtgtcttggtcgctgcactagcgcctcctctggtcggtcggggcgcctgtgcgggGGGTGGTGAAACGGGGGAATAGCCCGCAGccatggccaagtgtgtctgtgtccctacagacacacttggccatggctgcaggtgggaagccggatgtgggtatgtgtcttggtcgctgcactagcgcctcctctggtcggtcggtcagggcgcctgtgcgggggggtgggtggggtggtgaAACGGGGGAATAGCCCGCAGccatggccaagtgtgtctgtgtccctacagacacacttggccatggctgcaggtgggaagccggatgtgggtatgtgtcttggtcgctgcactagcgcctcctctggtcgggcggggtggTGAAACGGGGGAATAGCCCGCAGccatggccaagtgtgtctgtgtccctacagacacaactggccatggctgcggatgggaagccggatgtgggtatgtgtcttggtcgctgcagtagcgcctcctctggtaggtcggggtgcctgttcggggctggggggaatagcgtgatcctcccacgcgctacgtccccccctggcgaaactcctcactgtcaggtgaaaagaagcggctggcgactccacatgtacgggaggaggcgtgtggtagtctgcagccctccccggaacggcagagggggcggagcagcgcccgggacggctcggaagagtgggggtaattggccgggtgaaactgggaaggaaaaggggggagggggggaatccaaaaaaaaagaactcGATTGTTCTTTATGTCTGtggtatgaatataaaaataatcTGAATACCTATATTAAAATACATGTACTATATTAAATGCATGCCTCCATGTGTTTCAGTCGCCACCGAGGATGACAAAATTGTGGGAGGTTATGAATGCGAGCCTCATTCCCAGCCCCACCAGGTGTCTCTGAACTCCGGCTACCACTTCTGCGGCGGCTCCCTGGTCAACGAGCTCTGGGTGGTGTCTGCCGCTCACTGCTACAAGCCGTAAGCGTTCTGCAACGCCACATAGCAAAGCTCGGCACCTTTGCAAGCCATTCTTCCATCTGTTCCCTTTcattttattctctctctctctctctctctctctctctgttcctttaGCCAAATGGACATCGTTCTCGGTGACCACAACCGTTGGTTCATGGATGGCAATGAGCAAATCATTTCTGCAGCCCGTGTGATCCGTCACCCCAACTACGAGTCCTGGATCGTTAACAACGACATCATGCTGATCAAGCTCAGCGAGCCGGCCGCCCTCAACGACTACGTGCAGCCTGTGGCTCTGCCAACCAGCTGTGCCGCCGCTGGCACCATGTGCAAAGTCTCCGGCTGGGGTGTCACGATGAGCTCTTGTGAGTGGCATGACGTCATTAGACACTGTCCCAATTCAGGGATTCCTTTCACTGATAAaagaaactttttttcccctccttacATCTCTCGCTTAATatccaaggctcggcgttttcggttttgtttttttttcgaaGCCATCCGGCGTGCCGACTTTCGCCACTAGAGGACACTGTTGCGCATAACTTCGCACGAAAAGGAACgccttttggatccgtggaaacataaaatccgggtgaaaatgagtttaaaaatctgggtacttTTCGGTGAAAaccggtaaaaaccgaaaacgctgagccttgcttatgtaaactactaatagctaacgggtctgaccctttagccgagcggttagtgatgtcgccttgtggtgcagtacaccccgtatcgaatcccgcaccgggcaagaaaataaccggttacacttataTCTTAAAGGGGTAGTTGGGAATCTTCCTGTCTTTATGTAATACCCGCTGCTCATGTAGCACATTGGTAGGATTCATTCTCACAGCCATCCACCCTTTTTCTTCATGCTGGGCACACAGCTCCAGCTAGCAATCTACAGTTCAATGCAATGGGCCTACAGCAGGTCGCCCTGACGCTGACCTCTCCTGCACTTTTATCTTTGTTTGATACTGAAAAAGAGACAGGTTTACGTTAGCCAAGAATTTAACATTACTGattttgtgattttgaatgtagctgtaagttagcaacattagctgactaataaaaacaaagtagcgAAGCAACGTTAGTTGCAAGGCAGCCagctaacattagttagctagATAGATAGCGCTAGCATTCTAATGATAGCGTTACTCATCCTCGTAGTTGTcaatgtagctcgaaatatacatgTTAAACCctttcttttttgctcgtctgagctaccgaggaagaACGTATgatgcgatgtacatcgttgacTGTGATTTTAAGGAGGTCCTGCAACCAGCGAAAACAAAGCCGTCTCTTCTCTcgacaaaccagaccggaagttcttgtgcaagtactccttcatcggaagtcgaacgacgccatttTATGCACCCAGGCTATTAATAGGGGGACAATCCGCAATCCTTATTAgtgcaacaaaaaaatcactacaTGGCTCAGCCAAAGCCAACATGATGCTATAGCTATCTACATAGCATAGTGGGCAATTTAAAAAGTTACAGATTTTTTTTACCGTCAGCTAGGATTGTTTCTTGCTACGCTATTTCCTGCAACCCAGCCTACAAGCAATAACCAGCAGGAGTCGCTCCACAGCCTCGCAGAGCCAGCTTATAAAGGGCTTTTGCGCACCAAATCCGTGTTTTTGTCCGAAATTAAATACGCCGTAACGTTGTGTCAATCACGTCGACACACCGACTCCGACAGTTTCGTGCGTCCCTAAAAGGTTTCGGAACAGGCTCGACGTTCTGCGTCTGTTCGCATCCGCCAAAAGCCTTCCGCGAGCTGTTTGGCCGCTCAGAGCCACCGTACTCGCCAACGTCGTCGTCCAAAATGGCGCCTGAGAAACTTGTTCGCTTTGTCTCCCGGCGCAAAGCGCTTTGTGCCAAAGAAAGCAAAGACTTTAGAGATGCGGAACCGAAAGACGGGGGATTGCAGAACGGCTCTGAACTGGGTCTGGCAGGTTCGGATCACAAAACAAAGGATGTACGACAGACGAGACGGTAGTGATTGTGCTGTGGGCGGCTAAGCTAATTCGCCTCGTTTCGTGTTACGTCAGGTGACGCGGCGAAGAAGATGTGGCGCTGTGCCGCAGCAAAGCAAACGCTAAGAGCGCATTTAGCAATACAAattaatgtaattttttttaactaaCTAACTGCTGGAGTTCATTGTGAAAGACTGCTGTAGCATGCTAGCGTTGGCTGAACCAAGTgcgtttttgttttgcattgaCTAGGGATTGTGGATTTATCCCCCATGAGACGGCAAGCCAGAGTGTCCAGCTTGCGGGAAAAGCGATGAATGACGGCGAAAATGAAACCTACCAATGTGCTAGTGCACTAGTGGTGAGCCTGAGATAGGGCTAGACTTTAACATTTCTGAACTCTTCCTTTCATAGCCGCTGACAGCAACAGACTACAGTGTCTGGACATCCCCATCCTGTCCGAGGAGGACTGTGACAGAGCTTATCCCGGCATGCTCACTGATGCTATGTTCTGTGCCGGATATATGGAGGGAGGCAAGGACTCCTGCCAGGTGTCTACTTCTTTGCTTTTTGAACAGGCACATCTATGACTTCTTTCAAGGTTGCAGCATAGGTCGAGTTTGGTTTTCttaatctgtctctgtctgtttctctctgtctgtctgtttctctctcactctcagggTGACTCTGGTGGCCCAGTTGTGTGCAATGGTGAGCTGCAGGGTGTTGTGTCTTGGGGCTTCGGATGTGCTGAGAAGAACCACCCCGGCGTCTATGCTAAGGTAAG is a window of Lampris incognitus isolate fLamInc1 chromosome 9, fLamInc1.hap2, whole genome shotgun sequence DNA encoding:
- the LOC130118446 gene encoding trypsin-1-like codes for the protein MRSLVFVLLLGAAFATEDDKIVGGYECEPHSQPHQVSLNSGYHFCGGSLVNELWVVSAAHCYKPQMDIVLGDHNRWFMDGNEQIISAARVIRHPNYESWIVNNDIMLIKLSEPAALNDYVQPVALPTSCAAAGTMCKVSGWGVTMSSSADSNRLQCLDIPILSEEDCDRAYPGMLTDAMFCAGYMEGGKDSCQGDSGGPVVCNGELQGVVSWGFGCAEKNHPGVYAKTCVFLDWLQSTMATY